CAATGGAGGAGAGGCGCTGAACACAAACACGGCGGGCGGGTCTGTAGCGTCTCTTGTGTCAAAATGttaaaagtaatgtattttAGAGTTTAAAAGTTGGCACAGAAGTAAAATGAAGTCTAAATGCTCAGTAGTGTTTGAGCGCCGCGGTGATTCAGGAGCTACGGGGCTGAATCTGAGCTcaactttccgttccaccttaaacggtgctgTTACAATGGGGCGCCGCGGAGGCCAGACAGTAAGaactgcgccatttaaggtggaacggaaaattcgaataagaagtcATATGGAAACGGAGGTTATAGCGTTTAAACTGCAGTTTAGTCCAAGATTAGACCCAACCAGCGCTCACAAAACACGTTTAAACGCTAAAGTTGGGTTTTAAAtggagaattccaccatttcTCACCCCAAAattcagtgagtgaggtgtaatcagaggttcagagggtttggtgtgaaacggttcagacgtctttacagtggtggtgatgggaaccaggcgtcgccatgactacaacacagatatagacactttatttaccacccagaaccaccagaggacctacacgagtcttctgagcttatctggaatgttgatgatggaaaacagtggaaaatctggaataatgagttttctttggggactattttgccgcacagcgccctgcatgtctccctccaccatgaatggagttgaagttctctaaactctcataaaacagcgtctcagtcatcaggcagtgaattcagaaccagctcatgtaggaactttctgtaggagcttttagagggacgtctggttcccatcaccaccactgtgaacagttctgactcttaagtttatctagaacagagagtttcacaccaaaccgctcggaaccgctctgtttacatctggacCAGTGAACGATGTTGGGATTGTAAATATGATCTCTAATTAAAGACTCTGAAGGTGATTGTTGTTCCGTTCTTTAGTGATGGCAGTGGTCCGGTTCATGGTGATGTTCGATGATGAGTCGGTGGACGTCTCGTTCACGGACGGGTCTCGTCTCCAGCTGTCGCCCTGCGGGTCAGAGTACGTTCTGGAGACAGCTCCTCCTGCTCACCCTCTGCACAAGAGGAGACGAGTGAGACACAGGACCAGGTTCACTATCAGCGAGCACAGGGTAATCAGTACAGCCCAGAGTGCACACACTGATCAGTGTAGTTCATCATCTTCACCACAGGGGGAGCCACAGCTAGTTTACAGCAGCCCGTCCATACACAACCATCCCTTTGTACCAGAGACGTGACTGTGAGACACTAGAGGGCGGTACACAGTTACACAGTTATACAGCGTTATTTACAGGTAAGAGCAGGAAAGTAAGAGCTGCAGCGAGTAATGCTGTAACAGTGCAGCAGTTCAGCAGGGTATCTAATTAAATATGCTAatcactttaataaaataaaaaaggttaatttcatgttttttctttcacgcaggaactttattttattagtcTCGTTTTGGGAAAGCCGAATGTCGCACTGTCTCTGGTGGCAAACAGAAAACATTGTTTGAGTAAAATACTCTAAAATTACTTTTAGAAATTTCCGATTTCCGACTTTTCAAAGTATTCCAAGTTTTCTCTCTGCATAAAAGTAGTACAGAAGTGCTTGTTTGTGAATCCGCTGCCGCATtacaaagtaaaagtccttTGAGTTGTACATTTTGTGCAACTTGTGTAATTGTGATGAACAGGTGCTGTTACTCTCATGTTCGTGTCTACAATCAAACAACTCACCACTAATTTGTGCACAGAAATCTCATGATGAGCCGTCTGCAGTAACTCAAGGCACTTTTACTTTCATGCGTTTTTAACGAGAGACTGGATTAAAAGTGGGGAAAGACGGTAGTTTTGGTATTTTAGGCTAAGTTTTCATCTTAAAATCACTTTTATGCAATTTTCCCACTGAGCGCAAGCAGGTCTGGTGTCTGAAGGCTCAGCTGTGAATGAAACCATCACTTGAAGATGATATTTCGGCAAATATTATAATGtgactgctgtcagaacaaaacgtcatatctccagaatggtaactttacaggagaaggaacaaacCTGCTTTCCTTTCAATGAaactcaatggaaccagaattttttccagaatcattttgggccgtttcttttagtccattcatcatgaaatttacacacactgtacacatatATGAGGCCTAAATGACATAATCACATTAATTTGAATGCAGTGAAAACGTTGTTTGTTAATGCTTTCCCTGTAAACCTGTCCCAGAAAAACGAAATCCACCGTTTTCTGTTTAGGCTTTGCTGGTTGATGCCTTGAACTTCAGGAATAAGTACGCAGCGCATCCGTATCTACCCGAAGAGCTCGTTCCTGAAGACCAGAAGGAGGTACGTCCTCCTTTCAGCTGCTGTTTACAGGAACATCTCATCACAGGAACCCTTTCAGGAACCTTTGCACCAGATCTGAGAGATATGGCAAACGTTTAACCTCTTAGTGCTTCAGGAGGTTTTCGTTATACACCATGTGTCACAAATACAGTGATTTATAggcaacatttcacacactgtgctgcagtaaACCCACTTAAACAGGACTAATGAGACTCTTTATAATAAAAGGTGCAGTTGGTCGGTGATTCAGTACTGACGATTTCCACggtatgttcagaaaagcagatTGTGACGTAATTTATCATAATATTGCTAAATACTGTCATGTTGCTCGGCCGTACTTTTCCACCAGAAGTTGCTTGTTCAAATcgttattaatattttttcagacatttttagctgcttttttcTAGGGAACATATATGACCTGCATGTGGTTGAATGGTGAAATACAACCTTCTCACAATCTTCTCATCTACTATTTAAAAAGGCATATAAAAGGAGTGTCGTAATTTAAGTGACAAAGTAAAATAGTTCCTCCATGGGGTTTTTTTGACTTTCTAAGCATTTTGTAGTTCCTTAAAAACTGCCTGAACACTTTAGGTCATCAAAAGGTCACTGAACTCGTCAGTGTCTCAAAAGGTTCCTGAACTCTTCAGGTCCTCAAAAGGTTTTGGAACTTTTTAGGTCCTCAGAAGGTTCCTGAACTGTTCAGGCGCTCAAATAGTTCAGTAACTCTTCCGTTCCTCAAAAGATTCCTGAGCTATTTCTTTCCTCAGAAGGTTCCAGAACTCTTAAGCTCCTCAAAGGTTTCAGAAATCTTTAGGTCTTCAGAAGCTTCCTGAAATTTTTGGTTCCTCAAAAGGTTCTGAAATCTCGGTGGAAGCGTATAAAGCCTAATGAGGGTTAATTGTGTTCCCTCAGTGCAGATAAAGCATATAGCTTTGTAACTGTGTTCTCCTTCAGAAGCTTGGGGCTGAGGTCTCTGAGGTTGAGTGGCCTTCAGCAGGCTCCTGCAGCATCAGCCACAGCTCAGCTGGCGACATAACCGTGTGCTCAGTGGACGGTCATGCGCGGCTGGTGCTGTCCAGCTGCGGTCAGGAGTTTACGGTGGAGTTCATGTGCAGGAGCAGCTGGAATGAAGAACGTCCTCAGGAGCCTCAGGATCTGAGATCAGCACCGGCTCCGTCTACAGCAGCCAGACATCTACGTTCATCAGAGAACGAGGACGCTGCAAGGTCAGCGAGGAGGTTCACACATACTTGTGTGGTCCAGCACCACTCTGGACTTCATCACCATCACACCTGGAGGTACCCCCTCTCTGTAGCTCTCAGCCAATGGGAAGCCCAGAGAGCTCAGTGCAGTGATGCTATTGGACAGCAGAGGGGtgctggggtggagggggggttaGACCACGCCCTCACACCAGTCTCTCAGGCTACGGTGAAGTGTGATCTTCCTCGTCCTCTCCCGCTGACCTGCCCCTGCCCTCACCAGCACAGGTCAGTACATTATCAATAAAATACTCAGATGGTATCAACTCTTATGTCACTCTATACCAGATAATATCTCGACAGCGTTAAATAGtattaaacattaatattttaatagtcGTATCAGCATctgactgctgattggctggtaaTATATGCTGGATATCTCTTTTGAGTGTGctgttatgatgatgatgatgatgatgagggtAATGATATTCTGTCCAGGTGGCGGTATGGCAGCGGAGCGGAGGATTGGCCAGAATTGGACGCTTCCGCAGAGCTGGTGAAAGTGGTGTGGTGCCACGGAGTCGTTTACCGGTAATTACTGCACCGATTAAAACGTTGTAATAACCAGATTTATTAATCACGTACTAATTATAGCACTACTGGAGTAATATAATGATAAGTTCCATCGTTGGATGATGATCATTTGTAGTCAGCAGCTTCTTACTGGAACTtgccgttccatcttaaatgtcTTCAGGCGCTagaatgtaacagctgcaccgtttaaggtggaatggcaaGATTGcataagaagctggtgagtaGGACGCCTGTTAGTTTATGTCGTCGAGTGTTTAACGTGTGTAATCGTGTGTCAGGCTGATAGGTGGCGCTGTGCCAGTGGTGGAGGTTTCTCTCGGGGATGGATCAGTGATCAGGTCTAATGGAGTTCTAGCTGAATACTTCACCCACTACAGACCCTCACCTTCTACTGTAAGACAAACCCCACCCacataaaaagtcaaataaaagcagtatttttaatgtaatttcctGTATTATATTGTTGTGTAAACAGTTTTTAGTTATATTAGTAAATGTTTAGtatgttttatataataattGTGAATCTGAGCTGTAGTAAGACTGTAGAGCTGCAGTATGTGAGGGCTTTGTTTAGTAAACAGTAAATACCTGTTTGTTTACAGGCGGTGGAGACTGTTTACTACCTCAATGGGCTTCCACCTGACCTACCTGGACAGACCTACTCAATTAGGAGCGTGGTGACCAGAGCCAGCAGGTCATTAGGGATTTTGTATTACAGAGATATGTGGGGCATCATATTGATCAccagcaaccatctagcaacaacATAGCATCCACCTGGAATACCTTAGAAACAGTCTAGAACCCTcaaagcaaccacctgggatatcattgCAGcaacatagcaaccacctgggatatcatagcaaatACCTAGCAACAaaatagcaaccacttagcagccacctagcaaccacctgacaACTACTTAGGTGctttacacagaaaaaacacaatagTCATACATAAATGAATTAAGCGAGGTTAAAGTGAATAAACGAGGTTCCAGTCGttaacagtgtttgtgtttgatttcAGAATCCTGCAGTGCTACAAACAGGCCAGCACCTCCACCATGTCCATAATgcctcagtgctgctggaggaggGTGAGTATGATAACTACACCCCCAGTAATATTAACATCCCGCGGTATTAAGAGGTGCGGCACTGAGCCTGCTCACTAAATACCGTGTTAGTCGCCGTTTCGTGGCAGATCAGTTTCATTTCATCAGTTTTCCTCTCTTGGCTTCCTGTTTGCCAACTTTTTGAATtgtccattccaccttaaatggacgTGCCTCAggtgcaccgtttaaggtggagcttAAATAAGAGACTAGAGGGCTAAATGCCTCCAACCAGTTTAAAGGTAAAGCTGTGTCCTCTGGTAGTGAGCAGTAAGAGTTTAGTATCTCAGTGTGTTACCTGAGGACCGTGGATTCCTGTGTTCAGCAGGCGGAGGTGAAGGAGTGTGCAGGTGTTGTCTTGGAGTTGCAGGTGGCAGGTACAGGCCAGTTTCAGGCTCTCTCGGACGGCACTGCCCACATCACCTTTCTGGACGGAGTTCAGGTGCAGATGCtgtggaacacacacacaccagcacaggTACACACCTAACCTATActacacacaccagcacaggTATGGACCTCACCTACACTGTGCTTCCCTACATGGATAGACACCAGTTTTATAGTTAGTTATTTGTAATTTGTTTAGAAGCAGGAGCTTTTCAGTGGAGGGGTGGGGCCGGAGCTGTGCCAGCTCACTCTGCCTGATGGCCAACAGCACCTGCTGCAGGTAGATGTGGGTGGAGCCTATGAAAGGTAAAGCTTTGAGATGATCTTACTGCATTAAGCAATGTTAACATCACTGCACATACTGTTAAAAAACGGATATAAATATTGAATCCCAGCCGTTATACGTTACGGACAGTAGTTAACACTTATTAATGTGTTCCTGTCACTGCAGGTATGTGGCCGTAGCGGGACAGTGGCGTCAGTGGGTGAAGCAGAATTTACTGAGCGCCAGCAACTACGACCGCACTGAACCCCAGACTGACCGGCCAATAGACAGCAGGTATTAGTCAATCATATTCACGTTCCGTGCAGTCTGTGGATTGCATGCAAGTTTAACTTGATTGGTAGTTTTTATGTATTCACATATACGTTAATTAATGTATTATATCCATATGATATAAACTCGGTGTAGTGATTTGCTCACAGCAAACAGTTTTGAATATGCTTAAGATGCCAGACTAAATTTGtggaagaaaacaaaggaaaattcAGAAGGTTCATGATTTACTAGCATTTATTAGCTTTTAATAGCATTAAATGAAGTAGCTAGCGTTTACTGTTGCTCTTTGTCCACCCTCAGGTCTGTGCTGACTGAGCTCCAGAAGATCCGGAGATTTAACTGTATCCTCCTGGAAGTAATGTACAGACTAGAGATGGAGCCATAAGGGTTTTAGGGACCGATATCGGTACAGATCCAGGGCGGGGCCGGGCTGTTAAGACCTGCTCACATGAAGGATTTTATTGGAACAGGTGTGATTTTAACGTAGTGGGACCTTCACACCAAGTCCAAAGCCTTTTTTCTGTCTAAACACGCTGAAAACATTAAGCGCGGCAACTAAACGGTGCAACACCGAGACCCAGCGCCTCCTACAGGAGCCAACACGGCGTAACACGCAACTTGTCAGTGGGAGATCTCGAAGCTCTGCTTTTGCGTTTTGCTCCTCTTATTAAAAAAGAGTGAATGAATGCCGTTAAATGCAGTCGCGGTAACAAACTCATGTTTGTTTGGGCTGCAGCCGTGACAGCGGAGCCTGAGTTTAACAGATCTGTTCAACAGAAGATACAGCAGGCTCCGATTAAAGATTTACGCAGCATCAGCTGCTGAGTTTTTAAAACCTTGCATGTTTTTCGTCCATAAAAATAAACCTTTAGTCACCGAATCAGAAGTCGAAAGGTCCATCAGGCATTTGAACGAGAAACTGCAGGGTTCTGTGAGCGAGGGACCACAGCGATGCTTGACTATGGCTTATCTGCTTTACGGCACTGTTCAGCTCTCGGGATCAGCTTAGTTTGAGAAATATCGGCTGATCACATATGTGGGCTGAAAATCAGCCGATACTGATACGCAGCCGATCAGTCGTTCCCTCTCTGGTACAGATACGGTAAATGGTCATAAGTCTGCTATAGGACTGGAGTCTCATTAGaagtgcatgtttgtttttgccttAATCTCCCTGTGCTCAGTTCTCCTGGACAATAGCTCCATTCTGAATTCTCCAAGTGACCCATCTCAGAGTTTCAGGCTGACTTCTGATCACTCTgacctcaccatcaccaacgaCAGTGTCTCTCAGGCTCTGCAGAAAACCACTAAAGCCATCCAGGACATAAACGCTCTACTGGCCCAAAACCATTAAAGCCATCCAGGACATGAACCCTGTACTGGCCCAAAAGCCTCAAAGACAACTAAGACATAAATGTTGCACTGGTCGAAAACCGCCAAAGCCTTCCAGGACATAAGTGAACTCCTGGCCCAAAACCACTAAAAACATCCAGGACATAAATGCTGTATTGGTCCAAAACCAGTAAAAATATCCAGGATTTTAATGCTTTACTGGTCGAAAACTGCCAAAGCCATTCAGGACATAAGTGATCTCCTTTCCCAAAACCACTAAAAACATCCAGGACATAAATGCTGTATTGGCCCAAAACCAGTAAAAATATCCAGGATTTTAATGCTTTACTGGTCGAAAACTGCCAAAGCCATCCAGGACATAAGTGATATCCTGGCCCAAAAGCATTAAATACATCCAGGACATAAATAGTTTACTGGCCCCAAACCACTAAAAACATCCAGGACATAAATACTTTACTGGCCCCAAACAACTAAAAACATCCAGGACATAAATACTCTACTGGCCCCAGACCACTAAAAACATCCAGGACATAAATACTCTACtggccatcatcatcatttataAAGGTTTTGGACTTTTATGAACTGAAATCATCGTAATTTATTACTCGTAAACTACTTGTTCTGTTCAAATGTGTGTCTTGGTTTTAATTGTTggattaaactgttttttttccaccgAGTTTTGTTTATTGCCCAGCAGCCGAAAGACAATTTGCATGTTTGAGAAAGGGAGTTGTCAGAAATGCCGTTTAGTCATCATTTTCTGTTGCTACttcagtgcagagagagaggaactgaCAGAAACGTGACCGAGAGACCAAAGGCATTTCTCCTCCCTGCGTCCACCAGAGTAACGTTATggtatgtgtttttattttggatcTGGTGCCGTATAAAGAGAATCAggacagtgtttacaaactagTGCTGCTCATCTACATCATGCGGTAATGCGGCGATGTAATATAATGACTGTGTGAACGGGCATGACTTCAGATTCTGCTTTCCTCTGCTTGTTTTGCTGGTCTGTGCTCATTTCTTGTCTCATGCCATTGCGCTAGACGCTAAACCATAAATCTTTTAGGATTATATGTTTGCCTAATGTATTGTAGCACTTTCAGCGTTCGTACAGCGGGACgctggtc
This sequence is a window from Pygocentrus nattereri isolate fPygNat1 chromosome 20, fPygNat1.pri, whole genome shotgun sequence. Protein-coding genes within it:
- the c20h5orf34 gene encoding uncharacterized protein C5orf34 homolog isoform X2, giving the protein MAVVRFMVMFDDESVDVSFTDGSRLQLSPCGSEYVLETAPPAHPLHKRRRVRHRTRFTISEHRALLVDALNFRNKYAAHPYLPEELVPEDQKELGAEVSEVEWPSAGSCSISHSSAGDITVCSVDGHARLVLSSCGQEFTVEFMCRSSWNEERPQEPQDLRSAPAPSTAARHLRSSENEDAARSARRFTHTCVVQHHSGLHHHHTWRYPLSVALSQWEAQRAQCSDAIGQQRGAGVEGGLDHALTPVSQATVKCDLPRPLPLTCPCPHQHRWRYGSGAEDWPELDASAELVKVVWCHGVVYRLIGGAVPVVEVSLGDGSVIRSNGVLAEYFTHYRPSPSTAVETVYYLNGLPPDLPGQTYSIRSVVTRASRILQCYKQASTSTMSIMPQCCWRRQAEVKECAGVVLELQVAGTGQFQALSDGTAHITFLDGVQVQMLWNTHTPAQKQELFSGGVGPELCQLTLPDGQQHLLQVDVGGAYERYVAVAGQWRQWVKQNLLSASNYDRTEPQTDRPIDSRSVLTELQKIRRFNFLLDNSSILNSPSDPSQSFRLTSDHSDLTITNDSVSQALQKTTKAIQDINALLAQNH
- the c20h5orf34 gene encoding uncharacterized protein C5orf34 homolog isoform X1; protein product: MAVVRFMVMFDDESVDVSFTDGSRLQLSPCGSEYVLETAPPAHPLHKRRRVRHRTRFTISEHRALLVDALNFRNKYAAHPYLPEELVPEDQKEKLGAEVSEVEWPSAGSCSISHSSAGDITVCSVDGHARLVLSSCGQEFTVEFMCRSSWNEERPQEPQDLRSAPAPSTAARHLRSSENEDAARSARRFTHTCVVQHHSGLHHHHTWRYPLSVALSQWEAQRAQCSDAIGQQRGAGVEGGLDHALTPVSQATVKCDLPRPLPLTCPCPHQHRWRYGSGAEDWPELDASAELVKVVWCHGVVYRLIGGAVPVVEVSLGDGSVIRSNGVLAEYFTHYRPSPSTAVETVYYLNGLPPDLPGQTYSIRSVVTRASRILQCYKQASTSTMSIMPQCCWRRQAEVKECAGVVLELQVAGTGQFQALSDGTAHITFLDGVQVQMLWNTHTPAQKQELFSGGVGPELCQLTLPDGQQHLLQVDVGGAYERYVAVAGQWRQWVKQNLLSASNYDRTEPQTDRPIDSRSVLTELQKIRRFNFLLDNSSILNSPSDPSQSFRLTSDHSDLTITNDSVSQALQKTTKAIQDINALLAQNH
- the c20h5orf34 gene encoding uncharacterized protein C5orf34 homolog isoform X3, with product MAVVRFMVMFDDESVDVSFTDGSRLQLSPCGSEYVLETAPPAHPLHKRRRVRHRTRFTISEHRALLVDALNFRNKYAAHPYLPEELVPEDQKEKLGAEVSEVEWPSAGSCSISHSSAGDITVCSVDGHARLVLSSCGQEFTVEFMCRSSWNEERPQEPQDLRSAPAPSTAARHLRSSENEDAARSARRFTHTCVVQHHSGLHHHHTWRYPLSVALSQWEAQRAQCSDAIGQQRGAGVEGGLDHALTPVSQATVKCDLPRPLPLTCPCPHQHRWRYGSGAEDWPELDASAELVKVVWCHGVVYRLIGGAVPVVEVSLGDGSVIRSNGVLAEYFTHYRPSPSTAVETVYYLNGLPPDLPGQTYSIRSVVTRASRILQCYKQASTSTMSIMPQCCWRRAEVKECAGVVLELQVAGTGQFQALSDGTAHITFLDGVQVQMLWNTHTPAQKQELFSGGVGPELCQLTLPDGQQHLLQVDVGGAYERYVAVAGQWRQWVKQNLLSASNYDRTEPQTDRPIDSRSVLTELQKIRRFNFLLDNSSILNSPSDPSQSFRLTSDHSDLTITNDSVSQALQKTTKAIQDINALLAQNH